A single Opisthocomus hoazin isolate bOpiHoa1 chromosome 1, bOpiHoa1.hap1, whole genome shotgun sequence DNA region contains:
- the LOC104327490 gene encoding cystatin-B, which translates to MLCGGTSAARPATDETQKIADEVKPQLEEKEGKTFDVFTAVEFKTQVVAGTNYFIKVHVGNDEFMHLRVFRSLPHENQPLSLHSYQSSKTKHDELAFF; encoded by the exons ATGTTGTGCGGGGGCACCTCGGCGGCCCGGCCCGCCACCGACGAGACGCAGAAGATCGCGGACGAG GTGAAACCTCagctagaagaaaaagaagggaaaacgtTTGATGTCTTCACTGCAGTGGAGTTTAAAACTCAGGTGGTTGCTGGAACAAACTACTTCATCAAG GTCCATGTTGGCAATGACGAGTTCATGCACCTGCGGGTGTTCAGAAGCCTTCCTCACGAGAATCAGCCGCTGAGTCTCCACAGTTACCAGAGCAGCAAGACTAAGCATGATGAACTGGCTTTTTTCTAG